The following proteins are encoded in a genomic region of Lutra lutra chromosome 16, mLutLut1.2, whole genome shotgun sequence:
- the TMEM238L gene encoding transmembrane protein 238-like, whose amino-acid sequence MLLGRRWARCNLGRCAFLLVLALLIDAVGLVLLLLGIFASLDYWDFLVYTGALILAFSLVLWISWYSFNIEEPLEKLSL is encoded by the coding sequence ATGCTCCTGGGGAGGCGATGGGCAAGATGCAACCTGGGGCGCTGTGCCTTCCTCCTTGTCCTGGCCCTCCTGATCGATGCGGTGGGTCTGGTCCTTCTGCTGCTGGGTATCTTCGCCTCCCTCGACTACTGGGACTTCTTGGTCTACACAGGGGCACTGATCCTGGCTTTCAGCCTCGTGCTCTGGATCAGCTGGTACTCCTTCAACATCGAGGAACCTCTTGAGAAACTGAGCTTGTAG